Proteins encoded within one genomic window of Mesobacillus subterraneus:
- a CDS encoding 3-hydroxyacyl-CoA dehydrogenase — MKMSEVKAIVTGGASGLGEATVRRIVEQGGKAAILDLSVERGDTLVKELSGQTVFIKTDVTSEEAVSNAINKAMESFGSINTVVNCAGIGVAGKLLSRKGVHALDMFSKVISINLIGTFNVIRLASEQMSKNEANELGERGVIINTASVAAFDGQIGQAAYSASKGGVVGMTLPIARELAAYGIRVMTIAPGLFHTPMFDSLPEEARDSLGKMVPFPQRLGYPEEYALLAESILTNPMLNGETIRLDGAIRMQPK, encoded by the coding sequence ATGAAAATGAGTGAAGTAAAGGCGATTGTTACAGGCGGAGCGTCTGGATTGGGGGAAGCAACAGTCAGGCGAATTGTTGAGCAAGGGGGAAAGGCTGCGATACTTGATTTGTCAGTGGAACGCGGCGATACGCTTGTCAAAGAACTTAGTGGACAAACAGTTTTTATTAAAACAGATGTAACGAGTGAGGAAGCAGTATCAAATGCAATCAACAAAGCCATGGAATCATTCGGGTCAATCAACACGGTTGTTAACTGTGCCGGGATTGGCGTAGCGGGCAAGCTGTTATCGCGAAAAGGTGTCCATGCCCTGGACATGTTTTCAAAGGTAATCTCGATCAACTTGATCGGAACCTTCAATGTCATCAGGCTTGCTTCAGAGCAGATGTCGAAAAATGAAGCAAATGAACTGGGCGAACGTGGCGTCATCATTAATACAGCATCCGTTGCTGCGTTTGACGGCCAGATTGGGCAGGCTGCCTACAGCGCTTCAAAAGGCGGAGTTGTAGGTATGACACTTCCGATTGCAAGGGAACTTGCTGCATACGGTATCCGTGTCATGACAATTGCACCAGGGCTTTTCCATACACCGATGTTCGATTCGCTGCCGGAAGAAGCAAGGGACTCTCTTGGTAAAATGGTGCCATTCCCGCAGCGTCTTGGTTATCCCGAGGAATATGCGCTGCTTGCTGAAAGCATCCTGACAAATCCAATGCTGAATGGCGAAACAATCCGACTGGACGGAGCCATCCGCATGCAGCCTAAATAA